Proteins from a genomic interval of Aquabacterium sp. J223:
- a CDS encoding EAL domain-containing protein, producing MPAGASRAAPRPAARLHWQRRAWGSAAVLVAYAVCAVLGQRFAALGPEPLLLGAPFAIALAALLRWGRWLLPACVAGLALPALALGMDGVDLLGVVGWPLAVALLAARGLRRFVGHGSLDVRQLLRVATAGVVLALPASAGHVGWLWFRGLVAAPQAATWLVAWGGQALAVLLVAVPLLVSSRSGLRQSLTGPRARSAWLGSLALLAMAVAAFVVEGQNTPAHLTPLAFVPHVLLCWLALRHGAALPALMVLVLAVGGLLLTAAGAGPFAQAQSPAQGLALLAAYLGLLAVSSLVTAALTEEMARNEDRWQRALEGSDLGVADWNLAQHGAYLSRRWRDLLGMASGADAPTPDAWLRAVHEDDAGRVRAAIEGLSTGGRDTARLELRLGPGGDHRWVELHLLAAERDAAGRLQRLVATLADISERREAEARQRLSASLFQHLHEGLLITDAELRVLDANPTYSQITGVPRQALIGRVPALLDAAGADEATRRQHTAMWASLRASGTWRGEMLVPRPPGPGGPPQLCALQVTISTVQGADGRVRFHALVISDITEQRQQRERLERQAHFDELTRLPNRARMSQMLSEVMAASEREGFLLAVCYLDLDHFKPVNDRFGHAAGDRLLVELAGRLRGALRSNALWSDAAARLGGDEFVLLLRANTLDEARLAIERVLRVITMPYSVDPDADPVVVTASVGATVYPLDRSDADTLLRHADHAMYSAKQSGRNGYVFFDPENSRRTEERVMAIGRVQDALDHQELVLHYQPKVDMRRGLVLGMEALLRWNHPEHGLLPPAQFLPLIEPTGLSASIGDWVLEHALEQLAHWQRMGLDLSISVNVSARHLQEPDFVQRLTELLARHPRPLGARLELEVLETAALADVAYTSALMERCRRLGVRFSLDDFGTGYSTLTYLKQLPVDVLKIDRSFVHNMLDDTQDLAIVQGVIGLARTFGCSVVAEGVELPAQARTLIELGCDIGQGRGLSAPMPAHEVFRWVRDYKGPFAAGEAAQVAR from the coding sequence ATGCCCGCCGGCGCCAGCCGCGCCGCCCCACGCCCTGCCGCCCGCCTGCACTGGCAACGGCGTGCGTGGGGCAGCGCGGCCGTGCTCGTCGCCTACGCCGTCTGCGCCGTGCTCGGCCAGCGCTTCGCCGCGCTCGGGCCGGAGCCGCTGCTGCTGGGCGCGCCGTTCGCGATCGCGCTCGCCGCCCTGCTGCGCTGGGGCCGGTGGCTGCTGCCGGCCTGCGTCGCCGGGCTGGCCCTGCCGGCATTGGCGCTCGGCATGGACGGCGTCGACCTGCTCGGTGTCGTCGGCTGGCCGCTCGCGGTCGCGCTGCTCGCGGCCCGAGGGCTTCGCCGGTTCGTCGGCCACGGCAGCCTGGACGTGCGGCAGCTGCTGCGGGTGGCCACGGCCGGCGTCGTGCTGGCGCTGCCGGCGTCCGCGGGGCATGTGGGCTGGCTCTGGTTCCGCGGGCTGGTCGCGGCGCCGCAGGCCGCGACCTGGCTGGTGGCCTGGGGTGGCCAGGCGCTGGCGGTGCTGCTGGTGGCGGTGCCGCTGCTGGTGAGCAGCAGGTCCGGCCTTCGGCAGTCGCTCACCGGCCCGCGGGCCCGTTCGGCCTGGCTGGGTTCGCTGGCGCTGCTGGCGATGGCGGTGGCCGCCTTCGTCGTGGAGGGCCAGAACACCCCGGCCCACCTCACCCCGCTGGCCTTCGTGCCGCACGTGCTGCTGTGCTGGCTGGCGTTGCGGCACGGCGCGGCGCTGCCCGCGCTGATGGTGCTGGTGCTCGCCGTCGGCGGGCTGCTGCTGACCGCCGCCGGCGCCGGCCCGTTCGCCCAGGCGCAGAGCCCGGCGCAGGGCCTGGCGCTGCTGGCCGCCTACCTCGGCCTGCTGGCGGTGTCGTCGCTGGTGACGGCCGCGCTGACCGAGGAGATGGCCCGCAACGAGGACCGCTGGCAGCGCGCCCTCGAAGGCAGCGACCTCGGCGTGGCGGACTGGAACCTGGCGCAGCACGGCGCCTACCTCTCCCGGCGCTGGCGCGACCTGCTCGGCATGGCGTCGGGCGCCGACGCCCCGACCCCCGACGCCTGGCTGCGCGCCGTGCACGAGGACGACGCAGGCCGGGTGCGGGCGGCGATCGAAGGCCTGTCCACCGGCGGCCGCGACACCGCCCGCCTGGAACTGCGGCTGGGCCCCGGAGGCGACCACCGCTGGGTCGAACTTCACCTGCTGGCCGCCGAGCGCGATGCCGCCGGGCGGCTGCAGCGGCTGGTTGCCACCCTGGCCGACATCAGCGAACGCCGCGAGGCCGAGGCACGCCAGCGCCTGTCGGCCAGCCTGTTCCAGCACCTGCACGAGGGGCTGCTGATCACCGACGCCGAGCTGCGCGTGCTGGACGCCAACCCGACCTACTCGCAGATCACCGGCGTGCCGCGCCAGGCGCTGATCGGCCGGGTGCCCGCGCTGCTCGACGCCGCGGGGGCCGACGAGGCGACGCGGCGCCAGCACACCGCGATGTGGGCCAGCCTGCGCGCCTCGGGCACCTGGCGGGGCGAGATGCTGGTGCCCCGGCCGCCGGGTCCCGGCGGTCCGCCCCAGCTGTGCGCGCTGCAGGTCACCATCTCCACCGTGCAGGGCGCCGACGGGCGGGTGCGCTTCCATGCGCTGGTCATCTCGGACATCACCGAGCAGCGCCAGCAGCGCGAGCGGCTGGAGCGCCAGGCGCACTTCGACGAACTGACCCGCCTGCCGAACCGCGCCCGCATGTCGCAGATGCTCAGCGAGGTGATGGCCGCCAGCGAGCGCGAGGGGTTCCTGCTGGCGGTGTGTTACCTCGACCTGGACCACTTCAAGCCGGTCAACGACCGCTTCGGCCACGCCGCCGGCGACCGGCTGCTGGTCGAGCTGGCCGGCCGCCTGCGCGGCGCGCTGCGCAGCAACGCGCTGTGGTCGGACGCCGCCGCCCGCCTGGGCGGCGACGAGTTCGTGCTGCTGCTGCGCGCCAACACGCTGGACGAGGCCCGGCTGGCCATCGAACGGGTGCTGCGCGTGATCACCATGCCCTATTCGGTGGACCCCGACGCCGACCCGGTGGTGGTCACCGCCAGCGTCGGCGCCACCGTCTACCCGCTGGACCGCAGCGACGCCGACACCCTGCTGCGCCATGCCGACCACGCGATGTACTCGGCCAAGCAGAGCGGCCGCAACGGCTACGTCTTCTTCGACCCGGAGAACAGCCGGCGCACCGAGGAACGCGTGATGGCGATCGGCCGGGTGCAGGACGCGCTCGACCACCAGGAGCTGGTGCTGCACTACCAGCCCAAGGTCGACATGCGGCGCGGGCTGGTGCTGGGCATGGAGGCGCTGCTGCGCTGGAACCACCCCGAGCACGGCCTGCTGCCGCCGGCGCAGTTCCTGCCGCTGATCGAGCCCACGGGCCTGTCGGCCAGCATCGGCGACTGGGTGCTGGAGCACGCGCTCGAGCAGCTGGCGCACTGGCAGCGCATGGGGCTGGACCTGTCGATCAGCGTCAACGTCTCCGCCCGCCACCTGCAGGAGCCCGACTTCGTGCAGCGGCTGACGGAACTGCTCGCCCGCCACCCGCGGCCGCTGGGCGCGCGGCTGGAGCTGGAGGTGCTGGAGACCGCCGCCCTGGCCGACGTGGCCTACACCTCGGCGCTGATGGAGCGCTGCCGCCGGCTGGGCGTGCGTTTCTCGCTGGACGACTTCGGCACCGGCTACTCCACCCTCACCTACCTCAAGCAGCTGCCGGTGGACGTGCTCAAGATCGACCGCAGCTTCGTCCACAACATGCTGGACGACACCCAGGACCTGGCCATCGTGCAGGGCGTGATCGGCCTGGCGCGCACCTTCGGCTGCTCGGTGGTGGCCGAGGGCGTCGAGCTGCCGGCGCAGGCGCGCACCCTCATCGAGCTGGGCTGCGACATCGGCCAGGGCCGCGGCCTGTCGGCCCCCATGCCGGCGCACGAGGTGTTCCGCTGGGTGCGCGACTACAAGGGGCCGTTCGCCGCCGGCGAGGCCGCGCAGGTCGCTCGTTAG
- a CDS encoding H-NS histone family protein codes for MPTLQELLAQKASLEKQIAETQRQERTDAIAKVKSLMAEYGLTAADIAGKPAAAPRGAAAGRKVAPKYRNPQTGETWSGRGLQPNWLKNALAAGHKIEEFSV; via the coding sequence TTGCCCACACTGCAGGAACTGCTGGCACAAAAAGCCAGCCTCGAAAAGCAGATCGCCGAGACGCAACGGCAGGAGCGAACGGACGCGATCGCCAAGGTCAAATCCCTCATGGCCGAATATGGCTTGACCGCCGCCGATATTGCCGGCAAACCCGCGGCGGCGCCGCGCGGCGCCGCCGCCGGCCGCAAGGTCGCGCCGAAGTACCGCAACCCGCAGACCGGCGAAACCTGGTCCGGCCGCGGCCTGCAGCCGAACTGGCTGAAGAACGCGCTGGCCGCCGGGCACAAGATCGAGGAGTTCTCGGTCTGA
- a CDS encoding extracellular solute-binding protein, whose translation MTLARRAFAFAATVAGFALALPATAQEQVLNLYSARHYSTDEALYDNFTKATGIRINRVDADDAGILARLKSEGSSSPADVVLLVDAARLWRAEVDGLFQPVKSPTLESRIPAQLRGKDEGTGSQWFGFSTRARVIVYNKLALARGDVDSYEKLADPKLKGKVCTRSGSHPYNLSLFGAVLEHLGPEKTEAWLKAVNDNMARAPKGGDTDQIKAVASGECGVALSNSYYVARMMRSSNPDDRAAIEKVAVVFPNQQSWGTHLNIAGGAVARHAPHRAAAVRFLEYLASDSAQSYFANGNNEWPAVPGLKPDNPALQALGSFKSETIPVSSIGANQVRVQQMLDRVGFR comes from the coding sequence ATGACCCTCGCTCGACGCGCTTTCGCCTTCGCGGCCACCGTGGCCGGCTTTGCCCTGGCCCTGCCCGCCACCGCCCAGGAGCAGGTGCTGAACCTGTATTCCGCCCGTCACTATTCCACCGACGAGGCGCTGTACGACAACTTCACCAAGGCCACCGGGATTCGCATCAACCGGGTCGACGCCGATGACGCGGGAATTCTCGCGCGGCTGAAGAGCGAAGGCAGTTCCAGTCCGGCCGACGTGGTGCTGCTGGTGGACGCGGCGCGGCTTTGGCGTGCCGAGGTGGACGGTTTGTTCCAGCCGGTCAAGAGCCCGACGCTGGAATCCCGCATTCCAGCCCAATTGCGCGGAAAGGACGAGGGCACCGGCTCGCAGTGGTTCGGCTTTTCCACCCGGGCGCGGGTGATCGTCTACAACAAGCTGGCCCTGGCGCGCGGCGACGTGGACAGCTATGAAAAACTCGCCGACCCCAAGCTCAAGGGCAAGGTGTGCACGCGCAGCGGCTCCCACCCGTACAACCTGTCGCTGTTCGGCGCGGTGCTGGAGCACCTCGGCCCTGAGAAGACCGAGGCCTGGCTGAAGGCCGTCAACGACAACATGGCCCGGGCGCCCAAGGGCGGCGACACCGACCAGATCAAGGCGGTCGCCAGCGGCGAATGCGGCGTGGCGCTGAGCAACAGCTACTACGTCGCGCGGATGATGCGTTCCAGCAACCCGGACGACCGGGCGGCCATCGAGAAGGTGGCCGTCGTGTTCCCGAACCAGCAGAGCTGGGGCACGCACCTCAACATCGCCGGCGGGGCGGTGGCGCGGCACGCGCCGCACCGGGCCGCGGCGGTGCGCTTCCTGGAGTACCTGGCCAGCGATTCGGCGCAGTCCTATTTCGCCAACGGCAACAACGAATGGCCGGCGGTGCCGGGACTCAAACCCGACAACCCGGCGCTGCAGGCGCTGGGCAGCTTCAAGTCGGAGACGATTCCGGTTTCGTCGATCGGCGCCAACCAGGTGCGGGTGCAGCAGATGCTGGACCGGGTGGGTTTCCGCTGA
- a CDS encoding oxidative damage protection protein, translated as MPRTVQCQYLKKEADGLEYLPYPGELGKRIYDNISKEAFELWKRHQTMLVNENRLNLADARARQYLARQMEQFFFGGAVEQPAGYVPPSPT; from the coding sequence ATGCCCCGTACCGTGCAGTGCCAGTACCTGAAGAAGGAAGCCGACGGCCTGGAGTACCTGCCCTACCCCGGCGAGCTGGGCAAGCGCATCTACGACAACATCTCGAAGGAGGCCTTCGAGCTGTGGAAGCGCCACCAGACCATGCTGGTCAACGAGAACCGGCTGAACCTGGCCGACGCCCGCGCCCGCCAGTACCTGGCGCGGCAGATGGAGCAGTTCTTCTTCGGCGGCGCCGTCGAGCAGCCGGCGGGCTACGTGCCACCGTCGCCCACCTGA
- the argA gene encoding amino-acid N-acetyltransferase: MSLVFPHTFVPWFRSVAPYIHAHRGKTFVVGIAGELIAAGKLNTFVQDLALIHAMGIKVVLVHGFRPQVEEQLAAKGVVSRFSHGMRITDAAALDAAQEAAGQLRYEIEAAFSQGLPNTPMAGSQIRVISGNFVTARPVGIVDGVDFQHTGLVRKIDGLGVRRSLEAGALVLLSPFGFSPTGEAFNLSMEDLATSAAISLQADKLIFITEVRGVPLDPTADPSDDEREIDQELALAEARRLLQSLPDPKQPTDTAFYLQHAVKAAEHGVERVHILPFQVDGGLLMEVFTHDGVGTMIVDEKLESLREATADDIGGILQLIEPFERDGTLVKRDRTEIERDIDHYTVIEHDGVIFGCAALHPYPETRTGEMAALTVSDAVQGQGDGERILKRIEQRARSMGLDSLFVLTTRTMHWFLKRGFQQVDADWLPDARKRHYNWDRRSQVLVKKL, encoded by the coding sequence ATGAGCCTGGTCTTCCCCCACACCTTCGTGCCGTGGTTCCGTTCGGTGGCGCCCTACATCCACGCGCACCGCGGCAAGACCTTCGTCGTCGGCATCGCCGGCGAGCTGATCGCCGCCGGCAAGCTGAACACCTTCGTGCAGGACCTGGCGCTGATCCACGCCATGGGCATCAAGGTGGTGCTGGTGCACGGCTTCCGCCCGCAGGTGGAGGAGCAGCTCGCCGCCAAGGGCGTGGTCTCGCGCTTCAGCCACGGCATGCGCATCACCGACGCGGCGGCGCTGGACGCGGCGCAGGAGGCCGCCGGCCAGCTGCGCTACGAGATCGAGGCCGCGTTCTCGCAAGGGCTGCCCAACACGCCGATGGCCGGCAGCCAGATCCGCGTCATCTCCGGCAACTTCGTCACCGCCCGGCCGGTGGGCATCGTCGACGGCGTCGACTTCCAGCACACCGGCCTGGTGCGCAAGATCGACGGCCTGGGCGTTCGCCGTTCGCTGGAGGCGGGCGCCCTGGTGCTGCTGTCGCCCTTCGGCTTCTCGCCCACCGGCGAGGCGTTCAACCTCAGCATGGAGGACCTGGCGACCAGCGCCGCCATCAGCCTGCAGGCCGACAAGCTGATCTTCATCACCGAGGTGCGCGGCGTGCCGCTGGACCCGACCGCCGACCCCAGCGACGACGAGCGCGAGATCGACCAGGAGCTGGCGCTCGCCGAGGCGCGGCGCCTGCTGCAGTCGCTGCCCGACCCCAAGCAGCCCACCGACACCGCCTTCTACCTGCAGCACGCGGTGAAGGCCGCCGAGCACGGCGTGGAGCGGGTGCACATCCTGCCCTTCCAGGTCGACGGCGGGCTGCTGATGGAGGTGTTCACCCACGACGGGGTGGGCACCATGATCGTCGACGAGAAGCTGGAGAGCCTGCGCGAGGCCACCGCCGACGACATCGGCGGCATCCTGCAGCTGATCGAGCCCTTCGAGCGGGACGGCACGCTGGTCAAGCGCGACCGCACCGAGATCGAACGCGACATCGACCACTACACCGTGATCGAGCACGACGGCGTCATCTTCGGCTGCGCCGCGCTGCACCCCTACCCGGAGACCCGCACCGGCGAGATGGCGGCCCTCACCGTCTCCGACGCGGTGCAGGGCCAGGGCGATGGCGAGCGCATCCTCAAGCGCATCGAGCAGCGGGCGCGGTCGATGGGGCTGGATTCGCTGTTCGTGCTGACGACGCGCACCATGCACTGGTTCTTGAAGCGCGGCTTCCAGCAGGTCGACGCCGACTGGCTGCCCGACGCCCGCAAGCGCCACTACAACTGGGACCGGCGATCGCAGGTCCTCGTGAAAAAACTCTGA
- the hrpA gene encoding ATP-dependent RNA helicase HrpA, protein MKPALPPIDRTVRPDRERAAPVPGAERQRRAPRPATPVPPIAFPESLPVSARRDEIARAMQDHQVVIVSGETGSGKTTQLPKIALSLGRGRGAGGAGLIGHTQPRRIAASSVAKRIAEELDSPLGEVVGYKVRFQDRLQPGASVKLMTDGILLAETQTDPELRAYDTLIIDEAHERSLNIDFLLGYLRQLLPRRPDLKVVITSATIDAERFARHFAGADGPAPVISVSGRLFPVEQRWRPYEESRSFDLNDAIADAVDELWREGSGDILVFLPGEREIREAADHLRRHAAADARRGPVEVLPLFSRLSQAEQDQVFRPGNGRRIVLATNVAETSLTVPGIRYVVDSGLARVKRYSYRNKVEQLQVEAVSQAAANQRAGRCGRVADGVCIRLYDEQDFAGRPRFTDPEILRSSLAGVILRMKALRLGEIEDFPFVEPPRPKAIADGHALLAELGAVDGANALTAIGRELARLPLDPRIGRMILEARERQALAEVLVIAAALSVQDVRDRPLDQQQAADQKHKPFDDEKSEFAGTLKLWQWIEAGRGVHGHADASAQKVDTHKLSNRQQEQRLREHFISPRRVREWRDIHSQLHTVVAEQGWRLNGTPATYEQLHLSLLAGLLGNVGLKSDEDDWYLGARGIKFWKHPGANLSKKPARWIMVAELVETTRLFGRGIAAIEPPWLERLGGHLLQRQLSDPQWDRKTAEVIAHERGTLYGLPVYSGRRVNFARVDPAAAREVFIRQALVEGEWESPLPFLAHNRKLMRQVQELEHKSRRQDVLVDDALIFGFYDAQLPADVASGRALERWWREASRDNPKLLHLSREELMRHEAAGVTTDAFPKLVRLGGVDCAATYLHEPGDARDGLTVTVPLFALNQVSEERCEWLVPGMLKDKVAALVKSLHQKPRARVQPVADFVAEFCELAPFGEGSLLQRLLEAVRERTQLAVQRNDFKLETLSLHHFMNVRVVDEHGRQLGMGRQLAALKSELGGQARSAFQALASLKVKTAVEAVPTGKGAAPTPAAPAKAAGPAVAAGARHTAWDFGELPELMELQQRGQTLVGFPALIDKGTHVEIGVFDEPEVAATRHRAGLRRLLSLQLKEPIKALEKQLPELQKMAVLYMPLGTPEELRGQILDVALDRAFLNAPLPTDKASFDARLAEGRGRFVLIAQEVARLALTVLTEGAAAQRKLKDSRPPKEVSDDIDAQLKRLVPKRFLLDTPWEALAHLPRYLKGVVLRLDKSRADPARDAQRLAELKPLEQRWTRRLAERKGVHDPRLEEFRWLLEELRVSLFAQELRTPQPVSVKRLEKAWAQMA, encoded by the coding sequence ATGAAACCGGCGCTTCCCCCCATCGACCGCACCGTGCGTCCCGACCGCGAGCGCGCGGCACCCGTCCCCGGCGCGGAGCGGCAGCGGCGCGCCCCGCGCCCCGCCACGCCGGTGCCGCCGATCGCCTTCCCCGAGTCGCTGCCCGTCAGCGCCCGCCGCGACGAGATCGCGCGGGCGATGCAGGACCACCAGGTGGTGATCGTCAGCGGCGAGACCGGCTCGGGCAAGACCACGCAGCTGCCCAAGATCGCGCTGTCGCTGGGCCGCGGCCGCGGCGCCGGCGGCGCGGGGCTGATCGGCCACACCCAGCCGCGGCGCATCGCGGCGTCGTCGGTGGCCAAGCGCATCGCCGAGGAGTTGGACTCGCCGCTGGGCGAGGTGGTGGGCTACAAGGTGCGCTTCCAGGACCGGCTGCAGCCCGGCGCCTCGGTCAAGCTGATGACCGACGGCATCCTGCTCGCCGAGACGCAGACCGACCCCGAGCTGCGCGCCTACGACACGCTCATCATCGACGAGGCGCACGAGCGCAGCCTCAACATCGACTTCCTGCTCGGTTACCTGCGGCAGCTGCTGCCGCGGCGGCCGGACCTGAAGGTGGTGATCACCTCGGCGACCATCGACGCGGAGCGCTTCGCCAGGCACTTCGCCGGCGCCGATGGCCCGGCGCCCGTCATCAGCGTCTCCGGCCGGCTGTTCCCGGTCGAGCAGCGCTGGCGGCCGTATGAGGAGAGCCGCAGCTTCGACCTCAACGACGCCATCGCCGACGCGGTCGACGAACTGTGGCGCGAAGGCTCCGGCGACATCCTCGTGTTCCTGCCCGGCGAACGCGAGATCCGCGAGGCCGCCGACCACCTTCGCCGCCACGCGGCGGCCGACGCGCGGCGCGGCCCGGTGGAGGTGCTGCCGCTGTTCTCCCGCCTGTCGCAGGCCGAGCAGGACCAGGTGTTCCGGCCCGGCAACGGCCGCCGCATCGTGCTGGCCACCAACGTGGCCGAGACCTCGCTCACCGTGCCCGGCATCCGCTACGTCGTCGACAGCGGGCTGGCGCGGGTCAAGCGCTACAGCTACCGCAACAAGGTCGAGCAGCTGCAGGTGGAGGCGGTCAGCCAGGCCGCCGCCAACCAGCGCGCCGGCCGCTGCGGCCGCGTGGCCGACGGCGTCTGCATCCGGCTCTACGACGAACAGGACTTCGCCGGCCGGCCGCGTTTCACCGACCCGGAGATCCTGCGCTCGTCGCTGGCCGGCGTGATCCTGCGCATGAAGGCGCTGCGCCTGGGCGAGATCGAGGACTTCCCCTTCGTCGAGCCGCCGCGGCCGAAGGCCATCGCCGACGGCCACGCGCTGCTGGCCGAGCTGGGCGCGGTGGACGGCGCCAACGCGCTGACCGCCATCGGCCGCGAACTGGCCCGCCTGCCGCTGGACCCGCGCATCGGCCGGATGATCCTGGAGGCGCGCGAGCGCCAGGCGCTGGCCGAGGTGCTGGTCATCGCCGCCGCCCTGAGCGTGCAGGACGTGCGCGACCGCCCGCTCGATCAGCAGCAGGCCGCCGACCAGAAGCACAAGCCCTTCGACGACGAGAAGAGCGAGTTCGCCGGCACGCTGAAGCTGTGGCAGTGGATCGAGGCCGGCCGCGGGGTGCACGGGCACGCGGACGCGTCGGCGCAGAAGGTGGACACCCACAAGCTGTCCAACCGCCAGCAGGAGCAGCGGCTGCGCGAGCACTTCATCAGCCCGCGTCGGGTGCGCGAATGGCGCGACATCCACAGCCAGCTGCACACCGTGGTGGCCGAGCAGGGCTGGCGCCTCAACGGCACGCCCGCCACCTACGAGCAGCTGCACCTGTCGCTGCTGGCCGGGCTGCTCGGCAACGTTGGGCTGAAGTCCGACGAGGACGACTGGTACCTCGGCGCCCGCGGCATCAAGTTCTGGAAGCACCCCGGCGCCAACCTGTCGAAGAAGCCGGCGCGCTGGATCATGGTGGCCGAGCTGGTGGAGACCACGCGGCTCTTCGGCCGCGGCATCGCCGCCATCGAGCCGCCGTGGCTGGAGCGCCTGGGCGGCCACCTGCTGCAGCGGCAGCTGTCCGACCCGCAATGGGACCGCAAGACCGCCGAGGTCATCGCCCACGAGCGCGGCACGCTGTACGGCCTGCCGGTGTACAGCGGCCGGCGGGTCAACTTCGCCCGCGTCGACCCCGCCGCGGCGCGCGAGGTCTTCATCCGCCAGGCGCTGGTCGAAGGGGAATGGGAGTCGCCGCTGCCCTTCCTCGCCCACAACCGCAAGCTGATGCGCCAGGTGCAGGAGCTGGAGCACAAGTCGCGCCGGCAGGACGTGCTGGTCGACGACGCGCTGATCTTCGGCTTCTACGACGCCCAGCTGCCGGCCGACGTCGCCAGCGGCCGCGCGCTGGAGCGCTGGTGGCGCGAGGCCAGCCGCGACAACCCCAAGCTGCTGCACCTCAGCCGCGAGGAGCTGATGCGGCACGAGGCGGCGGGCGTGACCACGGACGCCTTCCCGAAGCTGGTGCGGCTGGGCGGCGTGGACTGCGCCGCCACCTACCTGCACGAGCCGGGCGACGCCCGCGACGGCCTCACCGTCACCGTGCCGCTGTTCGCGCTCAACCAGGTCAGCGAGGAGCGCTGCGAATGGCTGGTGCCCGGCATGCTCAAGGACAAGGTGGCGGCGCTGGTGAAGAGCCTGCACCAGAAGCCGCGCGCCCGCGTGCAGCCGGTGGCCGACTTCGTCGCCGAGTTCTGCGAGCTGGCGCCCTTCGGCGAGGGCAGCCTGCTGCAGCGCCTGCTGGAGGCGGTGCGCGAGCGCACGCAGCTGGCGGTGCAGCGCAACGACTTCAAGCTGGAGACGCTGTCGCTGCACCACTTCATGAACGTCCGGGTGGTCGACGAACACGGGCGGCAGTTGGGCATGGGCCGCCAGCTGGCGGCGCTGAAGTCCGAACTGGGCGGGCAGGCGCGGTCGGCCTTCCAGGCGCTGGCCAGCCTGAAGGTGAAAACGGCGGTGGAGGCCGTACCAACGGGCAAGGGCGCCGCGCCCACGCCCGCCGCGCCGGCGAAGGCCGCCGGCCCTGCCGTGGCCGCCGGCGCCCGCCACACCGCTTGGGACTTCGGCGAACTGCCCGAGCTGATGGAGCTGCAGCAGCGCGGCCAGACGCTGGTCGGCTTCCCGGCGCTGATCGACAAGGGCACGCACGTCGAGATCGGGGTCTTCGACGAACCCGAGGTCGCGGCCACCCGGCACCGCGCCGGCCTGCGCCGGCTGCTGTCACTGCAGCTGAAGGAGCCGATCAAGGCGCTGGAGAAGCAGCTGCCCGAGCTGCAGAAGATGGCCGTGCTCTACATGCCGCTGGGCACGCCGGAGGAACTGCGCGGCCAGATCCTCGACGTGGCGCTGGACCGGGCCTTCCTGAACGCGCCGCTGCCCACCGACAAGGCCAGCTTCGACGCCCGGCTGGCCGAAGGCCGCGGCCGCTTCGTGCTGATCGCGCAGGAAGTGGCGCGGCTGGCGCTGACGGTGCTCACCGAGGGGGCGGCCGCCCAGCGCAAGCTCAAGGACAGCCGGCCGCCGAAGGAGGTCAGCGACGACATCGACGCGCAGCTCAAGCGCCTGGTGCCCAAGCGCTTCCTGCTCGACACGCCGTGGGAGGCGCTGGCGCACCTGCCGCGTTACCTCAAGGGCGTGGTGCTGCGGCTGGACAAGTCGCGCGCCGACCCGGCGCGCGACGCCCAGCGCCTGGCGGAGCTGAAGCCGCTGGAGCAGCGTTGGACACGCCGCCTGGCCGAACGCAAGGGCGTGCACGACCCGCGGCTGGAGGAATTCCGCTGGCTGCTGGAAGAGCTGCGCGTGAGCCTGTTCGCGCAGGAACTGCGCACGCCGCAGCCGGTGAGCGTGAAGCGGCTGGAGAAGGCCTGGGCGCAGATGGCCTGA
- the serB gene encoding phosphoserine phosphatase SerB → MSPPLRWADYGLIAFDMDSTLITIECIDEIADAAGRKAEVAAITEAAMRGEITDFKDSLRRRLALLKGVSTAQLQQVLDERLRISPGAETLVATAKQHGLKVLLVSGGFSFFADRVAERLGIDFVRSNLLAFDREGRLTGRVVPQFWGDICDGEAKRHMLLATCERLNLQPSQAIAVGDGANDLPMMGVAGLSVAYHAKPKVREQAMVSIEAGGLDRLLELFA, encoded by the coding sequence GTGTCCCCGCCGCTGCGCTGGGCCGACTACGGCCTGATCGCTTTCGACATGGACTCGACGCTGATCACCATCGAGTGCATCGACGAGATCGCCGACGCCGCCGGCCGCAAGGCCGAGGTGGCCGCCATCACCGAAGCGGCGATGCGCGGCGAGATCACCGACTTCAAGGACAGCCTGCGCCGCCGGCTGGCGCTGCTGAAGGGGGTCTCCACCGCGCAGCTGCAGCAGGTGCTCGACGAGCGGCTGCGCATCAGCCCCGGCGCCGAGACGCTGGTCGCCACCGCCAAGCAGCACGGCCTGAAGGTGCTGCTGGTCTCCGGCGGCTTCAGCTTCTTCGCCGACCGCGTGGCCGAGCGGCTGGGCATCGACTTCGTGCGCAGCAACCTGCTGGCCTTCGACCGCGAGGGCCGGCTCACCGGCCGGGTGGTGCCGCAGTTCTGGGGCGACATCTGCGACGGCGAGGCCAAGCGCCACATGCTGCTGGCCACCTGCGAGCGGCTCAACCTGCAGCCCTCGCAGGCCATCGCGGTGGGCGACGGCGCCAACGACCTGCCGATGATGGGCGTCGCCGGCCTGTCGGTGGCCTACCACGCCAAGCCCAAGGTGCGCGAGCAGGCCATGGTGTCGATCGAGGCCGGCGGGCTGGACCGGCTGCTCGAGCTGTTCGCCTGA